CGGCGGGGTGGAGCCGCGGTTGATCACAGTGACCTGGTGGCCCGCCGCCTGCAGGCGCTCTACCAGGATCTTTCCGAAGTACCGGCTTCCGCCGATGACGCAGATCTTTTGCATGCCCCCATCCTGGAGACCTATCGTCATCAGCAGAAGTCCTGGCTTACTGGGTACGTATTAAGGAAAACTGTTGATCGATGTGCAGCGGCTCCGCGTCCTGCGGGCGGTGGCGAAGCACGGCAGCTTCAACCAGGCGGCCGCGGCTCTCCGCCTCACCCCCTCGGCCGTCTCCCAGCAGGTGGCTGCCCTGGAACGCAGCCTCGGTGCCCAGGTCGTCGCGCGCAGCACCCGAGGCGTCACCCTCACACAGGCCGGCCAGATCATGGTCGGCGCCGCCGAATCCGTCGCCGCGGAGCTCGAACATGCACAACAGCAGATCGTCGAGCTCAGCACTGGCCGCACCCAGCTCGCCGTCGCCACTTTCACCAGCGGCGGCAGGCTCCTGCTGCCCGCCGCTCTCACCCAGCTCATGACAGCCCATCCCCGCACCGTTCTCCACGTCAGGGAGGGCGAACCCGAGGACACCCTTCCACTCGTCCGTCAAGGCGCCGTGGACCTCGCCCTCGCCTACCACTTCGACGGCCCGCTCCCCGTCGGACCGGGCCCCAGCTCCAGCCTCGAGTGGACGCCGCTCCTGGAAGACCCCCTGCACGTCGTCCTGCCGCAGGGGCACCGACTCGCCAACCACGACGCGCTCGACCTCGCCGATCTGGCAGCCGAACCCTGGGTGCTCGGCTGCCTGAAGACCGAGGCATACCTGCGCCGCATCGCCGAGCACGCCGGCTTCGATCCGGAAATCCGCGGGACCACCACCGACTACTTCTTCGCCCGCTCCCTCGTCGCCGCAGGCCTGGGAATCTCCCTGATCCCCTCTATCGCACTCGCCCCCGAGATCCCGGGTCTAAGCACCCTCCCGATCAAGTCGCCGGGCCCGATCCGGCACATCGGCGTCGCCACAATCAGCGGCCGTGACCGGCCCCACGTCACGACGTTCATTCACGCTCTTCGCGAGCAAGCGATTCAGCACAACGGGAATTGATCCGCCACGGGTCCGCCGAACGCCGACGGGGCGGCGTTTCATTGTCGTCCTTGAAGGCCGGACAGCCCCGCGCCGGCCCGCCGGGACGGAGTAGGGCCCAAGGACACGGCGCGCGGAGGCCATCATGCTGACCAGCCACAGCGTCGACGGCGACGCCCTGCACGTGACGCTGCACAACTCCCGGGCCGCGGCCGCCGTTGAGATCGAGGCCCTCGTCCACACCCACCGGCCCCGCCGCGTCACCGTCCAGGTCATTGCAGGGGAAACGACGCCCACCACGCTCAGCGTCGTCGTCCGCGCCCATCGCATGTGCAAGAGCCTCGGCATCCCCCTCAGCCCGACCGGAGCCACCACGGCGGCACAACGCCTTTCACCGCCAACACCGCCTAGACACCGGTCTCGCGTGGTAACCCCCACGAGCCACCAGCCGTTGAACCCACGTGACCACAACGGCAGTGCGACTCGCCCCCACGATCGGCACACAGCAACACAGCGGCGAAGAACCGGTTCCCCGCTCCGCACTTGAGCCGATCTACACCCAGCTCGCCCGGCAGTGGGAGACCGACGGCCGCCTCGTCCCCGGCCGACCGGATGAGCAATGGACGCGACTCACCCGCCGGTGTCCCTGGCCCGGTCGCTGACCCCCACGCACACACAGCGCCACATGTCCCTGAACGGCGGGCACCCGAGGCCGGCACGGCGGCCGGTGAGGATCGGCGTTGCCCACAGTGAGCCCTACCCGGTCACTGCCACCTGGGACTTCCCGCATCCCCGGCGTCTTCGGGAGGGGGCGCCTTGCGGGAGGCCCGGGGGAAGCCGTCCCGCAAGGCGCTCGTGGCCCGCACCCGAGGCGGATGGGAGTACAAACCCCCGGCCACGGCCGTCACCCACACCGCGGCGAGGGCAGAGCCCGCGGCGACGGCCAGTCTCGCGGCCCGGCCCACCCGCCAGCGGCGCGACGCAGCCACCCTTGACCCAGATGGCCGCCTCTTTCGCTGCTGCCCAGATCCCGTTGGTCCCATGATGCGACGCCGTTTGACTGTTCCGGGCGGCACCGCCCGCAAAGCGACCGAGCAGGAGAGTCGACCATCAGCCAGTACGCATCCAGCAGCGCGGCCGGAACAGCAGGATCCAAGACGCCGTCACCCTTCTCGCCTTGCCCCATGCCCGGGCAACGAGCCCAGCACGGCAGAGAAACGGCCGCGGGCCGTTTGGGAGCAGGGGCTGCGGACGAGGACGTCCGGGGCGAGAAGGCCGCCCTCGAACTGGGCGTCACCGGGGACAGGTCACGTCTTGAAAGTGTCCCTTGAAGTGCCCGCACCCGGCGGCGGGAGTCTTCAGCCGGCCTGGCCTGCAGTCTGATCTGCTGGCGGCGTCTGAGGAGAGCCACCTCCTGATCGCTAAGGCTTGGTCGAGCGCGAGCCGTACGCAGGCCCGAACACCACGAGCAGCACCAGGTCTTCGGCCACTTCTGTGAATCGATGTTCTTCACCTGCCGGCACGAAGATCACCGTCCCGGGACTCACCTCGTCCGTTCGGCCTGGTGTTTCGATCTTGGCGCGTCCGGCTGTGACGACATAGATCTCATCCTCGGTGTGCGGGCTCTGGGCATCACGCCCGCCGACCGGGATGCAGTACGTTCCCACCGACAGATCCGACGTCCGTAGCTGCTCGATCCAGTCATGGCCCGCTTCGCCGGGGTGCGTCCACACGCCTGCACCCTTGATGATCTCCATGACGGGACCCTAACGCTGAGCCCGGGGAGCGCAACACCCGTGATCCTGTGACGAGCTCTATGGGGACCGCTGTCCGAGAACTTCGGGGCGCCTCAACTTCACCCGTCTCGACGACATGGTCCGCAACCTGATGAGCCCGCGGCGACGGGTTCTTCTTGCTGATACCTGTGCTGCGTCCTGGCCGGCGGGCCCGGCGACACCGGCAAGAGTCCAGGCGACACAAAGCCGTCGCACTCCCCGTCGGCCCCGGCGAGCCAACACCGGTAAACCTCCACGCACATGACGAAAGGCCCCGTCATTTCCGACGGGGCCTGCTGCTGTCCAGGCGACGACGCGCGGGCCGGGAACGGCGAATACGCGGATCACGGCGCCGATGACGACGCCAGGGTTGCGTGCGGCGATGGCACGGGCGAGGAACGGCTGGGTGATGGGCCTCGGCTTCGGGATGGTGGACGGATTCGACGTCAACGAGGTGATCGAAGCGGCATGAGCTGCACCCCGTTTCGTGGAGTCCCCGGCCTGCCCCGGATCCCGTGTCGTACGGTCTGACGTCGCGGTCGCCCACCGTCCGCAACGGATCTCACCGAACCCGGCGGTGCCGCCGGTACGGCTGAACCAATACCGGGAATCAGGCGGCGACGAGCTCCTGCTCGCGGTCCGGCGTTTTGACCTTGGGCTTGTTGTTCGGCAGCGAGAGCCGGAAGACCTTGCGCCACGCGGAGAACACCTGCTTGGGCAGCGGGCCGGTGACGTACTCCAGCTCGTACTTCTCGAACAGCGCGCGCACCTTCACCGCGACCTCGGCGTACCGGTTGCTCGGCAGGTCCGGGAACAGGTGGTGCTCGATCTGGTGCGACAGGTTGCCGGTCATGAAGTGCATGGCCTTGCTGCCGCTGATGTTCGCCGAGCCCATCATCTGTCGCAGGTACCACTGGCCGCGCGTCTCGCCCCTGATCGACCGGCGCTCGAAGACCTGCACCCCCTCGGGGAAGTGCCCGCACATGATCACCGAGTGGGTCCAGATGTTGCGGACCAGGTTCGCGGTGAACGTGGCGGCGAGCGTGGGGAGGAACGACGGGCCCGACAGCAGCGGGTGGATCACGTAGTCCTTGAGCACCTGCTTGCGGATCTTGCGGCCCACGGCCTTGGCCCGCGCGCGGAACTCCGGGTTCTTGCGGCGGCGCTTGTGCAGGTTCTTGCCGAGCTCCAGGTCGTACGCCGCGATGCCGTACTCGAAGAAGCAGGCGTTGAGGAAGTTCCACAGCGGCTGGCCGAGGTGGAACGGGTGCCACCTCTGGTCCTCGTCGACGCGCATGATGCCGTAGCCGAGGTCGTTGTCCTTGCCGATCACGTTGGTGTACGTGTGGTGCAGCTCGTTGTGCGAGTGCTTCCACTGCTCGGAAGGGGAGACGTGATCCCATTCCCAGGTGGTGGAGTGGATCTTCGGGTCCCGCATCCAGTCCCACTGGCCGTGCAGGATGTTGTGGCCGATCTCCATGTTGTCCATGATCTTCGCCACGGACAGCCCGGCGGTGCCGAGCAACCACGCGGGCGGGAAGATCGAGAACAGCAGCACGCCCCTGCTGACCAGCTCGAGCTTGCGCTGCGCCGAGATGACCTTGCGGATGTACGCGGCGTCCTTCTCGCCGCGGTCGGCGATCACCTCGTCGCGGATCGCGTCCAGCTCGCGCCCCAGCTGTTCGATCTGCTCCGCGGTCAGGTGGGCGGTGGGGTCGATGGCGGTCAAGGTGCTCCTACCGTTCGATGTCGCAAGGGCCCGCCGCGGCGGACACACAGGTCTGGATGAGGACGCCCGGCTCGGCCTCGGTGATCTCGCCGGTGCGCAGGTCGCGGACGGCGCCCGACTTGAGCGGCGTGACGCAGCCGAAGCAGATGCCCATGCGGCACCCGGAGGGCATGAGCACGCCCGCCTCCTCGCCGACGTCCAGCAACGGCGTGGCGCCGTCCGCGTCGACGGTCTTGCCGGTGGCGCTGAACGTGACCTCGCCGCCGTCGCCGGCGACGACGATGCTGGGGCGGAAGCGTTCGGTGTGCAGGCGCTCTTGGACGCCGAACTCGGTCCAGTGCTCTTCGGCGGCGTCGAGCAGGCCCGCGGGCCCGCAAGCCCAGGTCTCGCGCTCGGCCCAGTCGGGCACGAGTCCGTCGAGACGGGCGATGTCGAGCATGCCGTCTGTGTCGGTGTGCACCTCGGTGAGCCGCAGCTTCTTGTCCGCGACCAGGTCGTGCAGTTCGTTGCGGAAGATCACGTCTTGCGGCTGTGGCGCGCAGTGGACCATGACGACGTCGTCGAACTCGATGTCGCGCAGCATGCCCATCACGGGCGTGATGCCGCTGCCGGCCGTCAGGTAGAGCACCTTGGCGGGCTTGGCCTGCGGCAGCACGAAGTCACCGGTCGGCTGGTCGAGCTGGATCAGCGTGCCCGGTTTCGCCCTGCGGACCAGGTGGTTGCTGACCTTGCCGTCCGGGATCGCCTTCACCGTGATCGTGACGCGGCCGTCCTGGCGGTTTGTCGGCGAGGTGATGGAGTAGGCACGCCACAGGCGCACCCCGTTGACGTCGACCCCGATCCGCATGTACTGACCGGCTGTGTGGCCGCGCCAGCCCCGTCCCGGCCTGATCACGATAGTCGCGGCGTCACCCGTCTCGGGGTGCACGGCCTCGATGCGCCCACGAAGGTCAGCGCCCGCACGCAGCGGGCTGACCAGGTCGAGGTAGTCCGACGGCAGCAGCGGCGTCGTGACCATCTCCAGCAGTTTCCACGCCCTGCTGCGGAGGGCTGTACTCGTCATGGCTCCAGCTTGGTGCGCCGCAAGGCGTAAAGTCCTGACCGCAGGACGTAAATCTGGCTGGCTGAATTGTTCGCAGGGAACAAAAACGTGAACCATGCAATCCGGAGGGCCAGCGAACTGGCCCTGGACGAGACGACGGTCACCGCACTTCGGGCCGCGCTGAAGACCACCGCCGACGAGATCGTCCAGGCGATCATCGACGAGGTCCCTCCCTACGCCAACGCCCTTTCGGGCCGCATGGGCGCCACCATCCGCCGAGCAGTCCGCACCGCCCTGGGGCACTATCTGGACCTCGCGAGCGGGAACGCCACAGGCGGCGACGGCGGTGACGCGGCCTACGAGTTGGGCCGCGGCGAGGTGCGCGACGGCCGTTCGATGGACGCCCTCCTCAGCGCCTACCGCGTCGGCGCCCGCGTGGCCTGGCGATGCCTGGCAGCGGGTGCCGTACCCGCAGGTCTGCCCGCCGCCGAGGTCGCCAAGTTCGCCGAGCTGACCTTCGCCTACATCGACGAGCTCTCCGCCGCGAGCGCCGCGGGCCACGCCGACGAACTGGCCGCCCGGGGCAGGGCCCACGAGCGCCACCTGGAACACCTGGCCCGCGACCTCCTCGCCGGGGCGAGCCTGGACGTGCTGCTGGCCTCTGTACAACGGGCCGGGTGGCAGCCTCCGGATTCGCTGACCGCGGTCCTGCTGCCCGCCGCCCAGGCCCGGCCTGCCTATCGCACGCTCGACCCGAGCACCCTCGTCCTCGACGATCTGCCGGACGCCACCGGTGTGCTGCTCGTCCCCGATGCCGACCGGTCACGTCTCTTGCGGCAGCTGACCGAGCGCACCGCCGTGGTCGGCCCGGCCCGGCCATGGGCCCGTGCGTCCGCCTCGTACGCACGAGCCGTACGCGCGCGCTCCCTCTCCTCTGATATTCGCGACACCGAGGACCACCTGCCCGAGCTGGTGCTGAGCGCCGACGTGGACGCGTTCGCAGACCTGCGTGCCCGAGCCCTCGCACCGTTGCGGACCTTGCCTGTCGCGACCGCACGGCGGCTGGAGGAGACGTTGCGGGCGTGGCTGCTGCACCAGGGCAGGCGGGACGAGGTGGCGGCGGCGTTGTTCGTCCATCCCCAGACAGTCCGGTACCGGATGTCGCAGCTGCGGGAGCTGTTTCCGGATCTCGCATCGCCACACCGGGTCCTTGAACTGACGCTGGCGGTCGGTCTTCAGGTCAGCTGACGCGTACTTCGACCGTCCACGACCGCGTCCGCGAGCGGTCCAAGAATCGCGCCTCGTTCTCGGTGCCATCAGCTGGCTCGTGCGGCCCGGGGAAGAGCGGTATGAGCCAGCTGAGACCGGGGGTTGATGTGAAGACCAGACAAGGCCTCGGGAAGCCCGTCGGGGGCGCTGTCTCTGAGAAGCGCGGTGGCGGATACGGTCGACTGGATCCGGTGGACGATGCGCACCCGCCCGCTCGTCGACGCGCTCGTCGAGCATCTGGTCGGTGATCTGGGCCGCTATGCCTTGGAAAACAGCTTTCATGTCGTCGTGGAGGGCGCTGTCCTGGCACGAGCTGACTCACGGGCGCGCGGCGGGCTGCAGCTGGGTGACCGGCGGGGAGGCCAGGCCGGGTCACCAGGGGCGGGGGGCCGGGCCGCTCGCGCCGGGGATCACCGTGGTTCTGCGACGGCCCCGTGCCTTCCTTCCGACAGGTCAGCCGGACGACCGACCGGGCCGGCCTGGCGCACCGCGCGAGGGATGATGAGGATGGAATGACGGAACGTGAGGTCAGGAGCTTTCATGGCGAAGCGGGTTCACCGACCCCGTGAGGATGCGGAGTTCAATTTCATCCTCGGGATGAGCGGAGTTCCGGTCTTCGCATATTTCACCGGGGCATGGCCCAAGGCAATAGAGCCCTGCCGGGTGATGGACATCGTCGTGGGTGGCATCGCCGACGACTACATGGGCCGCCTGACGGCCGTCCGCACCGACATCACGCGTTGTCCGGCCGCAACCGAGCGATACGGGATCACCGGAGCCCCGTCCTACGTCCTGCTGAAGGAGGGAGAGGCGGTGGCGCACGGCGCGGGGCCCATGACCATTGCCGAGGTACGGAAGTTCCTGGACGGTCATCTCTGAGCGGCCGCTGCGGCACGTGGCCGCGACGCCCGTCACGTCTCGTCTAGGAGAGCTGCGCCGCCTGAGACACCTTGGGGCTGAGACACCCCCACAGGTCACATAACGCCGTCGAAGACCGTGCCGGGGCGTAGCGAGTTCATGCCGGCCACGGCCAGATCCATCCACGCTGAGGTGACCGTCCGCCCGGACCGGGCCTGTAGCCGGACGGTCTCGGCGTCGCGCCACAGGACGGTGCGGTGCCCGTCGAACTTGATCTCGTACCACCAGCCCTTGCCGCGGGGCAGCGTCGGCACGGCTTCGGCGAGGGCGACAGCGACGGGGTACTCCACAGGGCCAGCCTGCGGCGGCCGAGCCGGGGATGCGCGCTGGCCCACGCTGCGCGGAGAGGCCCGGCGGTGCGCCCTATGTCCGGCCGATGCTGCTGCCGGGCCGCTCCCCTACTGCTGGCGGGCTTCGGTGTTCTCCCGGATGGCATGCGCGACGTCCAGCAGCGCGTACGCGACGGCCGCCAGGCCCTCGCCGATCGCGTCGGTGCCGCCACGGTGACCACAGGCGGATTCGCGCGTTAGGACTGCGTGACCACGATGACGCCCCGGCCTGCGCCGGTCACCCGCGACAAAACTCCGCCCACGTCTGGTGCGCCGATCTTCGCGGCGCTGGCCGCCCGCTGGCAGGCGCAGGGGCGTGTCGTGCCGGGGCAGGTGGACCGGGAATGGGCCAAGCTGGCTGACAGCTGCCCGTGGCCCAGCTCATAGACCAGCGTGGTGCGTGCCCCTCCACCCCGTGCCCGCACCCGCTGTACCGGCCGGCAGCCTCGACCGCCTGCCCGGCCACCGAGGCTGCCGGACCGGCCGGTCAGGTTGGGCCCCTCCCGGTCCGGCGGCCTGCACCCGGTGCCTGTTGGGCCAGTGTCTTGCGCAGGAGTTGCATCTGGTGCTGGTCGAGCTGGATCTCCCACTGGCCGTCCACCTTGCAGTCGAGGGGGTCGGGGCGGTGAAAGCCCGGAAGGCGGGCGACGATGGCGGTGTTGCGGTCCTGAGGGACGGTCTCGGTCGGCCCGACGCGGACCCAGTGCTCGAGGCGCAGGGTCTCGCAGGCCTTCACGGCGGCGGCAACATCCGGGTGAATACGGATGACTCGAGTCAGCTCGCCGTATCCCAGTTGGCCCACCAGGACCCCGTAGGCGGGGTCTTTGGCCGCGGCGCGGTGTACATCGGCCGCGTACAGGCCGAGGGTGACGGTGGCCGCCTCCATGGGCTCGTCAGGCTCGGCGAGCGGGGCGAAGGGGTCGAGGGCACGCACGCGGTCGGCGACCGCCTGCTTGCTCAGGCCGAGAACCCGCCCGACCTGTTCCAGGGAGTGTGGGGCCTTGCCGAAGGCGTCCGGTTGCCGGGTCCGCAGGGTGAGGGCGTTGACGAGGCCGAGGCAGGCTTCGCGCAGGTAGTCGGCCCGGCCCAGGGTGCACAGCAGGTCTCCGCACTCCCAGGCTGTTTCGAGGTCGATCAGCAGCACCCGCAATCGTGCGATTTTGTGCTGCTCCGGGGTTTCTTGTCCGCGTCGATCCGCAGCACACGTTCCCCGCGATCGTGCGCTCATCTGGCATAGTGGGCGGTCATTTCCGGCGAACTAGACGCCAGACGCAACAAGTGCGGCATATAAGACAGATTCACCCCGACCGGCGACACTTCGTGCTCATGTGCGGTGATCTTTCCGCACGGTGCGGGCACAGCCCCACCGCACCCGCACCGCACCCCCAGGAGCCCGCAGGCGCCCGTCGGCGGCGCGCTCCAGGGCTGCCGGACCGTGGTGGCTGGTACCCGCCGGTCGGGCAGCCCCACCAGTCCACCATCTCGGCCGGTCCGCAGGAACAGCGCCCGCAGCGCGAAGCCCCGGCCGCGCCCCTGAGGGGGAGAGGCCAGGGCTGTCGGTCACGCGGTCCGGGGAAGGGGAACCGGGGCGGCCGTTGTCGCGCACCATCTCAACGATTGCTTTGCCCGCGTGGACACGCTCCGCGTCCACGCGGCGCGCCTTTGTCTGCCTCCTAGGAGGATGCTTGTCATGGAGCCGCTGCCGACGCCCTGCCCTGCCGACCGGATCCCGGACGCGACCGGACTCGCCGCGTTCGAGGCCGCATGCAAGGAGGCCAAAGAGCAGCGCGTCGCGTTCATCGCAGTCGAGCAACAGGGCCCGCTGTGGGCGGTCAAGGCCGACGCGCTCACCGCCCCGCAGCACACCATCACCACCACCGCCCATGACGTCAGCTGTGGTTCAGGGACCACACGACCTGGTCCTCGTACCAGCGGGCGGCACTGACACCGTGCCACGAGGCCGCCGCGTCGACCTGGTCCTCGTACCAGCGGGCAGCACTGACACCGTGCCACGAGGCCACTTCGTCGACCTGGTCCTCGTACCAGCGGGCAGCACTGACGCCGCGCCACGAGGCCGCTTCGCCCTCGTGGTCCGCAGCCCGTACGTAGCGCACAGTGTCCTGCCCACGGTGGTCGTCGTCCGTGTGGTGGCCGGCTTGCTCGCTGCTGGTCGCGGAGGTGGCGGACGCGTCCTGCGCGTGCTGCACGGGCACCGAAGTCGTGGCTGCCGACGCCGAGCCGCCGGCTCCGAGAAGGACTCCGCCGGCCAGAGCCGTGGTGGCGAGTGCGATCGAGACGCGCTTGGTCATGCTGTTCATGGTCATTTCCCTTGCGAGACTGCCGCGGTTTCGCCGAACTGGCGGCCGCCGCTTCTAGGTGAACCGAGATCCGGAAATCCCGGGTCAGTCGGCTTGCCGCAAGGTCATCCGGAGGGGTGCCTCACATTCGGCTCTGCCACCGTACCCGAGGGGGGCCTCATGTTTGCGGTGAGGCTCATCACAGCACGTCGGAGGGGCGAGATTGCGATCGGAAACATGACAACAACCGAATTCGAGGGGGGCCTCATGTTACGCTCGAGCCATGAGCCACCACCACGCCCCGTCCGCGAGGGAGACACCGACGAAACCCCTGCGCCGTGACGCACAGCGCAACAGGGACGCGATCGTGGCCGCCGCCCGCACGGCCTTCTCCGAGCAGGGCCTCGGGGCGTCCCTGGAGGGCGTCGCCCGCGAGGCCGGCGTCGCGATCGGCACGCTCTACCGCCACTTCCCCACCCGGCTCGACCTGGTCGAAGCACTCTTCAACGCGAAGTACACGGAACTGCTCACCGCCGCGGAAGAAGCCGCGGCCATGGACGATGCCTGGGAGGGGTTCTGCCGCTACCTGGAGAAGCTCTGCAAGCTGCAGGCCTGCGACCGCGCCTTCAACGACCTGGTCTCGGCACGGCTGCCCCTTCACGTGGCCGGCCGCGAGATGTACGAACGCACCAAGGAACTCTGCATCCAGATCATGCGCAACGCCCAGGAACAGGGCGTCCTGCGCGGCGACGTCACCGCGCAGGACATCGCCTTCGTGATCTGGTCCCAGGCCGGGATCATCCAGGCCACACGCACCATCGCCCCCCAAGCCTGGCGCCGCCACCTCCACCTGATGCTCGACGCCTTCCGCACCGAGGGCGCCCACGAACTGCCCGAACCTCCTCTGACCAGCCAGCAGGTCGACCAGACCCTCGTCACTCTCGAGTGCACCGAAGAGGGCTGCCGCGAGCAGTCCTGACCACACGAGAGCCGAGGCCGCCGACCACAGCTGCGCATCACACCGGACCGGCGCCACACCGGACCGGTACCTCGGCCGACCGGCCGGGAAGACCCCGAACAGCACTCCGGGCAGCAGGACCACGCGCCGTCCGACCGCCGTCTCCGGCTGCCCCGGCCCGTCCTGTCACACACCGCCCGCATCTCACAGGGCATCCACAGACGCCGGTGGCTGAAGACGCCTTCACCGTTCATGGCATCAGCGATGCGATGGTCGCGGATGCGTCGACCTGGAACCAAGTCGATCTGCGAGCCGGCGTAGGTACCGGTGGCTTGAAGAGTTGTTCGTCTGCCTCGACGTATCCGAAGGGGTCTGATGCAGGGTTGGGTGACAGGTTGACCTGCCCCACCTCTCAGGTTCCAGTTCAACCAACAGCATCACGTTCGGCGGGGCCGGGCTACTTGCTGCGCGAGCGCCGTCCGAAGACCGCTTGGCGCAGGGGTGGGTACTACTGGCGCAGGTCGGTGCGGCAGGAGGGACAGTGCCGGCCGTCCTCCGACGGGGCGGACTCAAGATCGTATCCAGGTGGACCGGTGATCGGCCCTTTGCACCACTCACACGGAGCGGCATCAGGGCCGGCCCGGGACCCGGGTCAGGTTCCTGCGCCCAGCCTTTCCCTCTCCGCCGCCCACTCCTCGTGTTGCCTCTCGCGCTCTTCCTCACGTCGGGGGCAGCGTTGCTCGTCGCCGACCTACCAGGCGTCATGGTCCGCGGGGGTTGGCGAGGGCGCGACCGTCAGGGGCGTGCGGAACAGCGGACGGTCGTCATGAGTCCGACCAGGGCCGAGGACGCCGCCGAGGAATCTGGCTCAGGTACCCGGCGCTTCGCCATCGAGATCCCCGGCGGAGTCCCGAACTGATGCCAGGGTCAGGTGTCGGCCTGCGCGTCGTCGTCGTGCAGGTTTTCCGGAGTCGTCCCTGCGGTCGGCACGTCGATGCCTGGAGATCATGGTGAGTACTGTTCCTTCTGTTCCTCGCCGTCTGCCGCTGGCTCGTGTCGCCGACGAGTTCGTGCTCACCACGGTCCTGCTGTTCCTGGCCGTGACGGTCGTCCGGTGGCTACGTGATCCGGACTCCCCCCTCTACATCGCCGATCTGAACACCGCACTCGC
The DNA window shown above is from Streptomyces sp. NBC_01445 and carries:
- a CDS encoding LysR family transcriptional regulator, coding for MIDVQRLRVLRAVAKHGSFNQAAAALRLTPSAVSQQVAALERSLGAQVVARSTRGVTLTQAGQIMVGAAESVAAELEHAQQQIVELSTGRTQLAVATFTSGGRLLLPAALTQLMTAHPRTVLHVREGEPEDTLPLVRQGAVDLALAYHFDGPLPVGPGPSSSLEWTPLLEDPLHVVLPQGHRLANHDALDLADLAAEPWVLGCLKTEAYLRRIAEHAGFDPEIRGTTTDYFFARSLVAAGLGISLIPSIALAPEIPGLSTLPIKSPGPIRHIGVATISGRDRPHVTTFIHALREQAIQHNGN
- a CDS encoding cupin domain-containing protein → MEIIKGAGVWTHPGEAGHDWIEQLRTSDLSVGTYCIPVGGRDAQSPHTEDEIYVVTAGRAKIETPGRTDEVSPGTVIFVPAGEEHRFTEVAEDLVLLVVFGPAYGSRSTKP
- a CDS encoding fatty acid desaturase family protein — protein: MTAIDPTAHLTAEQIEQLGRELDAIRDEVIADRGEKDAAYIRKVISAQRKLELVSRGVLLFSIFPPAWLLGTAGLSVAKIMDNMEIGHNILHGQWDWMRDPKIHSTTWEWDHVSPSEQWKHSHNELHHTYTNVIGKDNDLGYGIMRVDEDQRWHPFHLGQPLWNFLNACFFEYGIAAYDLELGKNLHKRRRKNPEFRARAKAVGRKIRKQVLKDYVIHPLLSGPSFLPTLAATFTANLVRNIWTHSVIMCGHFPEGVQVFERRSIRGETRGQWYLRQMMGSANISGSKAMHFMTGNLSHQIEHHLFPDLPSNRYAEVAVKVRALFEKYELEYVTGPLPKQVFSAWRKVFRLSLPNNKPKVKTPDREQELVAA
- a CDS encoding ferredoxin reductase translates to MTSTALRSRAWKLLEMVTTPLLPSDYLDLVSPLRAGADLRGRIEAVHPETGDAATIVIRPGRGWRGHTAGQYMRIGVDVNGVRLWRAYSITSPTNRQDGRVTITVKAIPDGKVSNHLVRRAKPGTLIQLDQPTGDFVLPQAKPAKVLYLTAGSGITPVMGMLRDIEFDDVVMVHCAPQPQDVIFRNELHDLVADKKLRLTEVHTDTDGMLDIARLDGLVPDWAERETWACGPAGLLDAAEEHWTEFGVQERLHTERFRPSIVVAGDGGEVTFSATGKTVDADGATPLLDVGEEAGVLMPSGCRMGICFGCVTPLKSGAVRDLRTGEITEAEPGVLIQTCVSAAAGPCDIER
- a CDS encoding helix-turn-helix domain-containing protein, whose protein sequence is MNHAIRRASELALDETTVTALRAALKTTADEIVQAIIDEVPPYANALSGRMGATIRRAVRTALGHYLDLASGNATGGDGGDAAYELGRGEVRDGRSMDALLSAYRVGARVAWRCLAAGAVPAGLPAAEVAKFAELTFAYIDELSAASAAGHADELAARGRAHERHLEHLARDLLAGASLDVLLASVQRAGWQPPDSLTAVLLPAAQARPAYRTLDPSTLVLDDLPDATGVLLVPDADRSRLLRQLTERTAVVGPARPWARASASYARAVRARSLSSDIRDTEDHLPELVLSADVDAFADLRARALAPLRTLPVATARRLEETLRAWLLHQGRRDEVAAALFVHPQTVRYRMSQLRELFPDLASPHRVLELTLAVGLQVS
- a CDS encoding thioredoxin family protein is translated as MAKRVHRPREDAEFNFILGMSGVPVFAYFTGAWPKAIEPCRVMDIVVGGIADDYMGRLTAVRTDITRCPAATERYGITGAPSYVLLKEGEAVAHGAGPMTIAEVRKFLDGHL
- a CDS encoding TetR/AcrR family transcriptional regulator gives rise to the protein MSHHHAPSARETPTKPLRRDAQRNRDAIVAAARTAFSEQGLGASLEGVAREAGVAIGTLYRHFPTRLDLVEALFNAKYTELLTAAEEAAAMDDAWEGFCRYLEKLCKLQACDRAFNDLVSARLPLHVAGREMYERTKELCIQIMRNAQEQGVLRGDVTAQDIAFVIWSQAGIIQATRTIAPQAWRRHLHLMLDAFRTEGAHELPEPPLTSQQVDQTLVTLECTEEGCREQS